The genomic region TTTGAGATTTTAGATCTAAGATCTAAGATTGTCTTCGATCGCGCGAGCCGGGAAAAAGTGGGAAAGGGGCTTGCGCGGCTGAGTTTTTCTTGTTATAATTCATATTATAATGGGAATGTGTGTATTTTTAAAATTTTTGTCAATATCTCCATTATAATATAAAAGTTTACCAGAAAAACCGCCTCGAAAGCAAGACCTTTTTAGGGTTTTTCGCGTATCTTTTTGTAAAGAAAAATAATAAGAAGTTAAACATCTCTGTGAGATGCTCAATCCGGTTGGCGATCGCCAAATTATGCTACTTTTTTGATAAAATCGCTCTCGGCTAAATGGACGAGCTAGACTGTTCTTGCCAGCGCGATCGTAACTGTCGCATTGCCTCGATTTCGTCGTCTTTAGCCGTCTCCAAAAAAGAGTAAAGCCAAGCTTTCGGAACTTGGGGAAAGGTGGGACTGCGATCGACTTCCACATACACCCCCGATTGTAGCGCGTAAATCCGCCACACCTGCCCGTCAAAGCGCCAAAATTCCGGAACTCCCAACGTCGCATAAAACTGATTTTTAGCAATATCCGTGTGAGTGATATCGACTTCAACCACCAAATCCGGTGGTGGGTCTTGGTTAAAATCGATCTGGCGTCCCTTCACTAATGGCTGATTTTGAATGTAATAAGCATTATCGGCTTCAGCACCTTTTTTGAGAAGCGGATAATTCATTGTAGTTGACCCGATGGTTTTAATCCGCAACCCCAATAACTCCACTAAAATAACGATGAACCGTCCGATTAAACACCGCGCAAATTCATGTTCTTCAAGAGGCATCGTAATTTCCAATACTCCATCATCGTAGGTCAACCGAGACCCTCTAGATAGCGGGAGCATTTCTAGCATTTGGACATAGTTATCCCAACTGATGCCACGAAAAACCACTCGTTGTTCGCCACGGGGTTTGAGGGTAGCTTGGGGTTCGGGTGCTGCAATAACCATCTTGCGAGCAATATGGTAAGAATTGGCAATGATTGGTACTTTAGGATCGATCTGAAATTCGATGCCCAAAGGATGTTAATGATTAGGTGAATTCTACGTTGATTTTACTGCGATCGCGCGAGCCGGGAAAAAGTGGGAAAGGGGCTTGCGCGGCTGAGTTTTTCTTGTTATAATCTATATTATAATGGGAATATTTGTATTTTTCAGATTTTTGTCAAGATCCCCATTATAATATAGAAGTTTACCAGAAAAACCGCCTCGAAAGCAAGCCCTTTTTAGGGTTTTTCGCGTATCTTTTTGTAAAGAAAAATAATAAAATCGAGGAAAAAGTGTTACAAAACGAGCGGCGATCGCGAAAGCGTCTCCAAAGGAGAATCGCGAAGCCTCTCCAAAAGAGGATCGCCCCTTACCAAATGCCGGGGATTAGTTTTTTACTAGACTGAACGTATTGGGGATATTCCGGGTATTTTTCCAGGCGGGACTTTTCCGTTTTACTCATCAAAGAAAGATAGAGTGCGGTGATAAACACAGGTAATCCATAAGCCCAAGGGGAACCTGCTAGGACGCTAAAACTGAGATAGCGCAATAAGTCGGCAAAATAGTTAATATGCCGAGAAAAACGCCAAGCGCCATCAGTCACTAACCCCGCGCCGTACTGTTTTGCCGTTAATTTCTGCACGTCTGCACTCGTATTAATTAACGAACCGAACGTGTAAAGAATTAAGGCGATCGCCCCGGTTAAATAGGCCAGAGGTTCGGGATTCGTAAACGCGAAATAGCCCGGCATGGCATAAAAAACGCCGACAATTAACAAACAGAGAATCACCCCGATCGCCGAAATCGGTTCGGAAAAGATCGCCTTGCGTCGTTCGGGATACAGCCACTGTTCGAGTAACCACCAGACGCAATAACCGCCATGCAAACATAAATACAGAACCTGTCGCCAGTCCTGAATCCCGAAAATCAAAGCACAAGCGATCAATAAAACCAGGGTCAGGGTTTTGGCGAGATTAATCGCCGTCAATTCCGTCATTCGAGAGGATTGTACTGCACTATCTTGCATGGCGACCTATTAAAATATTGAATATTTTCAGTTTGAATATTTCCAGTTTACCGATGTCGGTGAACGAGAGTAGCATTGGCTTGATCCACGGGAACCACCAACACCTCAGAAATGTTGACGTGAGGGGGACGAGTGGCGCAGTAGAGAACCACGTCGGCAATATCGTCGGGGGTCAAGGGGGTTAAATCTTGATAAACTGTGGTAGCGCGATCGCGATCGCCGTGGAAGCGAACGATGCTAAATTCCGTTTCCACTAACCCCGGTTCCACCTCGGTAACGCGGACGGGAGTTCCGATTAAATCTTGCTTGAGACCGTCAGAAATGGCGCGGACGGCGGCTTTCGAGGCGCAGTAGACGTTCCCCCCCGGATAGGCGGCGCGTCCGGCGATCGAGCCGATATTGATGACGTGACCGCAGGCGCGATCGACCATTCCCGGAACGATCGCCCGAGTAACGTAGAGTAATCCCTTTACATTAGCATCGATCATCTCTTCCCAATCGTCGATATTGCCTTCGTGAAGCTTGTTCAACCCGCGACTCAATCCGGCATTATTAACGAGAATATCGATCGCCGCCCAAGAATCGGGCAGATCGGATAAGGTAGAAGCCACCGAAACGCGATCGCGCACGTCTAAGGCGAGTAAATGGGTTGAAGTGCCGAATTTTTCCTCTAATTGCGCGCCAAGCTGTTCGAGGCGATCGAAGCGTCGCGCCGCTAAAATTAGCTTAGCCCCCGCTTCGGCGAAAAAATGAGCGCAAGACGCCCCAATTCCACTGCTAGCGCCAGTAATTAAAACGATTTTATCTTTAACCGAAACCATAAGTGCTGTGATTCAACAACTGCGATCGACTGCCAGCTTAAACTTATCAGAGAAGCCGTGAGGCGGTACACCCACCATCAACGCCGACTCGCCACGCAAACGCACTTCAACATCGCGACGGCGACAGTCGAACCACTGTTTTTCTGGTAGATGGCGGGAAGTCAAAAAATGCACCTGTTGGTTAGAAGACCCGCGTAAACCGCGATTGTCGTCGTATTCGGCAAGATATTGGCCGTCAATTAAAACATCGATCGCCGCGAGAAGGGTAGAAATCTGGGGATCTTGGCGCGATTTGAGCTGTTTTAAGGTAAAACCTGTAAAACAAATAATCGATAAATCCCGTCGTTGTCGCAAATAGAGACATAATTCGTTTAATGCGGCGACTTGCAACATCGGTTCCCCGCCAGAAACCGTCAGTCCGTCGAGATTGGGGGTATTTAAAATCAGGTCACCCAGTGTTTGAACTTCGACGAGATGGGCAGTTTTTTGGTCGATCCAATCGGGAGAGACGCATCCGGGACAGTTGAAGCAACATCCTTGTACCCAAATCGCAAACCGCCGTCCCGGACCGAGGGTACGAGTGGCAGGACAGAGTTCGGCGAGATTGAGTAAGGACATTGGAGAGGTTAAATTTTAGATGTTAGATTTCAGATTTTACAGTTTGAATTTTATAGAAATTTGATATCCGCTCAAATTTTCAAGCTGCCCAATTTTGACAGAGGGTTTGAGCTTGGGTGATGACAGTTTCGATCGCTTTCGGTTGTTTGTCCGGGGGATAGCCGTGCTTTCGCAGCAGCCGTTTGACAATAGCTCGCATTTTGGCGCGAACCGTTTCCCGTTCCGTCCAGTCAATCGTAACGTTTTTGCGAATCGCTTCCACGAGGTCGCGAGCGATCGCCTTGAGAGTTGCATCTCCCAGTATTTTAACCGCACTATCATTCACCTCCAGCGCGTCATAAAAAGCGAGTTCGTCTTCAGTCAAGCCCAGTTGTTCCCCCCGTTGGCTGGCTTCTCGGATTTCCCGGGCAAGGTCGATCAGTTCCTGGAGGACTTGCGCCGATTCAATCGAGCGGTTTTGGTAGCGCTTGATGGTGTTCTCCAGCATCTCCGAAAACTCCCGAGACTGCACCACGTTGCGGCGCGATCGCGACTGAATCTCATCGCTTAGCAGCTTCCTCAACACTTCCAGCGCCAAATTCCGCTGGGGGAGTCCGCGCACTTCTTCCAAAAAGCGATCGGACAGGATGGAAATTTCGGGTTTGTCGAGTCCGGCAGTGGCGAAAATATCGATAACTTGGTCGGAAGCGATCGCCCGGGTGACGATTTGCCTCACTGCTGCATCGAGTTCGGCTTTGGTTTTGCCCCCTTCGACGGTGTGTTTGGAGAGGGTCGCTTTAATCGCTTGGAAAAAACCCAGGTCTTCGCGAATGGCGATCGCTTCATCTTCAGTGGCGCATAACGCAAACGCTTTGGACAGTTCCGTAACAGTTTGAATGTAGCGCTGGATGCCGTTTTCCGCTGCGAACTCCGGGCGCAGAATCCAGTCGGTGGCGTTGTGCAAAAGGGTGAGTCGTTGGGGTGCGGTGTCCGTCTGGAAGCCGGAATAATCGAAGCCGCTAAACATCGCCGCCACGATTTCGTATTTTTCCAGCATCACGGCAACCGCTTGCTCGATGGCGATGCCGGTTTCTCCCCGATCGCCTTCGGTGTAATCTTTGAGCGCGTTTTTGAGGTCTTCGGCGATTCCCAGATAGTCTACCACCAGCCCCCCGGGTTTGGAGCCAAACACCCGGTTCACGCGAGCGATCGCCTGCATCAAATTGTGGCCGCGCATCGGTTTGTCAATATACATCGTGTGCAGGCAAGGCGCGTCAAATCCCGTCAGCCACATATCCCGGACAATCACGAGTTTGAGGGGGTCGTTGGGGTCGCGCAACCGTTTGGCGATCGCATCTCGCCCTTTCTTGGAACGAATGTGGGGTTGGAAGTTAAGCGGATCGGAGGCGCTGCCGGTCATAATCACTTTAATCGCCCCTGCCTTATCGTCCTCATCATGCCAATCCGGACGCAGGGCAACCAGTTGGTTGTAAAGCTCAACGCAGATGCGGCGGCTCATGCAGACGATCAATCCTTTGCCCTCCATCGCACTGAGGCGGTTCTCGAAGTGCTGGACGATATCTCGGGCAACTTGGGCGAGTCGTTTTTCTGCCCCTACCATCGCTTCTAACTGCGCCCACTTGCGCTTGAGTTGCTGTTTGGTGGATTGCTCCTCGCCTTCGGTGAGTTCTTCAAAGTCTGGGTCGATTGTGGGTCTCTCGCTTTCGTCTAAGTTGATTCTGGCGAGTCGGGCTTCGTAATAAATCTTAACGGTGGCTTTGTCTTCGACGGCTCGCTGAATGTCGTAGATGTCGATATAGTCGCCGAAAATCTGTTTGGTGTTTTTGTCGGTGGCTTCGATGGGAGTGCCCGTAAACCCGATGAATGAAGCGTTAGGCAGGGCATCTCGCAGGTATTTTGCGAAACCGTAGGCGGTATAGGCTCCTCGTTCGCCGGTTTCTTTGTCGGTGGTTTTGACGACGCGGGCTTTGAGGCCATATTGGGAGCGGTGGGCTTCGTCGGCGATAAAGACGATGTTGTGGCGATCGCTGAGTTGTTCGTATTCTCCCCCTGGGGTGTCTGGGGCAAATTTCTGGATGGTGGTAAAGATGACCCCGCCGGAGGCGACTTGGAGTTTAGTTTTGAGGTCTTGACGGTCTTCGGCTTGGGTGGGGGTCTGTCGCAACAGCTTGCTACATTTGGAGAAAGTGCCGAACAGTTGGTCGTCTAAGTCGTTGCGATCGGTGAGGACGACGAGGGTGGGGTTTGCCATCGCCGGATGTTGGATGATTTTTCCCGCGTAGAACGCCATTGAGAGGCTTTTCCCGGATCCTTGGGTGTGCCAGATGACCCCGACTTTGCGATCGCCTTCAGGAGAGGTGGCTTTGATGGTTTCGGCAACGGCTTTATTGACGGCATGATATTGGTGATAGGCGGCCATCTTTTTAATCGGGGTTTCGCCGTCTGTCTCGAATGCGATAAAGAAGCGGATTAAGTCTAGGAACCGGGCTTTCTCGAACGCGCCTCGAATGGTGATTTCGAGTTCGGTGAGGGTTTTGGGTGCGAGGTCATCTCCTTCGATGGTACGCCAGGGCATGAAGCGATCGCGATCTGCACTCAAGGATCCAATTCGGGTGGTTCTGCTATCGGAAATTGCCAGAACTTCGTTATAGGTAAACAGGCTGGGGATATCTTTTTTATAGGTTTGAAGCTGGTTAAAGGCTCCTTCGATATCGGCGTTTTTGTCTGCGGGATTTTTGAGTTCGATAACGGCGAGGGGGAGTCCGTTAATAAAAACGACCACATCCGGGCGGCGGTTTTGGCGTTCGATGACGGTAAATTGATTGACAACTAACCAATCGTTATTTGCGGGATTGTTCCAGTCGATGAGCCAAGCTTGGTCATCAATCGTGCGATCGTCTCGGTGGTAGGCGACGGGAACTCCTTCGATGAGCAATCGGTGGAAACGCTGGTTATTTTCGATGAGGTTTTGAGTTTCGCAGCGCACTACTTGCCGGATGACTTCATCTACGGCATCATCGGGTAACTGAGGGTTGATTTGGGCGACGGCATGACGGAGGCGATCCGTGAGGATGACTTCACCAGAGGTTTCGCGTTCGGCGTTGGGTTCCCCTGGGGCAATGTCAGGGCCATGCAGGATGGTGTAGCCCAGTTGCTCGAAGTAGTAGAGGGCTGATTCTTCAACGTCAGATTCGGCAAACTTGCTCATCAGATTTCTCCGGTTTGGAACTTCTGTTTTTTATCGAGGGTTTGCGAACGAGCGCTTTTAAATGGCTATAGCGGTTCTCGCAAAGATGTGATAATTGTTTTCAAGGAGTGCGAGCTTCTAGCTCGCTAGTTTACCAGCGAGCTAGAAGCTCGCACTCCTGGATCTATTTTTATCGATTTACCTCACCAATCTGAGAAATGCTATAAAAGTTTTAAGACTCTACCCCTTTTTGCACCGCCTCCTTGGACACTTCGGAAAAATAAGCGTTATTTTTCCACAAAATGCTGATTTTTGCAGCTTATTGATGCCTCAAACCGTTTGAGGAAGCGGTTGATAGTGAAGTTGCATCACTTGATTGATGCTTAACGTTTCTAAAGCGTAGGTTTTACCCTGAAGGTCTACGAATTCGACCTCAAATACATCGGGTTCGTAAACTTCAACAATCGTACCGACTTGGCCTTTATAAAGGTTAAATTTAGGTAAATCTTCCGTTAGGGCAACGACATCTAAAAGTTTCATCCGGTGTTCTCCTGGGGATTAGGTAATGTAACAGGTGATGAGCCGTGAGAAGTCTTCATTCTGCCTAATAATCCAAACACTTCTGATGATGGCACTTCTACTTTCCCGCGTCATTTCAAAGTCAATCTGGTATTTCTGCCCGTAACTATTGCGATTAGTTGGGATAGCGTCTTCAGTTTTGAGAGCTTGGCGCAGAGCGACCCGTAGTTCTTCAGCTTCTTCTAGCCCAATGCCTAGCGCAGATTGAAACACAATGGCTTTGTGCTGACCTTCCGAGTGATTTGGATTGAGTGAATAGCCCTCCAATTTTTCAAACGGAATCAGTGCTAGATCGGGATTCGGTAGTTTCACGTCACCTCCTCAAGGACTTTTTCGGCATCTTTGATGCGGATTTCGCCAGATAAAAGTTTGGGGAGGAGGGTGTCACGAGTTAAGGCCATAATTCTTGATTCATAGTTACTTTGAAAAATTTTGTTTCGGATAGACCCTACTTGCAACTCAAACTTATCCAGAATTGCTGGCAAAGGAATAAGAATTTGAGCATCCGAAAATCTATCCGGTCGTACTGCGGGATAAGCACTACCATCAGCATTGAATGTCAAATAGTCTACAAATTCATCTGTTGTAACCCACGCATAAAGATATGATGGAGGAATTGCTTTAGGTGAAAGAACAACAAATCCAGTTGAAACTACCAAATTCTCTGGGGGAGTATGAATAAATAAGTAAGATCTGCGATTTGGCCTTACTCCAGACCAAATTGTGTCACCATGCCGAACAAGCCTTTTTGCTCGACTTGGAGCATCAGATAACTGATAAGCTGTCGTTTTTTCAAGACGACCTGTTGTAACAGAAGAAATATCGACATACTGAATTACTTGATGCGAATAATTCTTGGTAACACTACGTGGGTTTACCTTAACTACTTGCTTTAAAGTTTCAACTTTCCACCCCTTCGGAATCTTACCCAGTGGCGAATCCTCAAAATCATCGGGAAACAGCGCCGCCGTTTCTGCATCCATGCCTGCGGGTTGTCGTCCGTCCATCTTGGCGCGAACGGGGTCGAAGTCGATAAACCAGGATTTGAAGATGGCACGGGCGATGCCCTCCAGCGTCCGGTTCATCTGCTGGTTCAGTTCGATTTTGTCGTCCAGGGTGCCGAGAATATGCGCGATCGCTTTTTGCTCAGATATAGAAGGAAAACTAATTAAAGTCGATTTAAGAACTTCTGTATTTATTCTACCTGTTCCATGAGAGGCTGAATCGACTAACCCCATTAAATAAGGCTTAAACGCTAAAAGCCAATATACTAAAAAGCTTTTGTCAATTATAGATTCATCAGGAATAATGGCTTTAATATCTTGATTAAATGCCATGTCTTGCATAACGATAGAAATTGGTACATCTTTATGAAGAGTCATGCCTCTAACTAGAATTAATATAGACCCTTTTGGTGCTATTCGGGTTCCATTACTAGCACCTTTAGAAGTAATACGATCTTGAGTCTCATACAAACGAAAAGTTTTTAAATCTTTGGCACTAGCCCAACAAATATTTCCATTCCAATAATCAGGATTTCGTTTTGAAGGCGTTCCACCTGACAGCATTAATACACATTCATCTAAAGTTTTTTCTGTCCATTTGTTTTTAATACTAGAAGTAGTCATACCCCAACCCCCGCAAATTCTCTCGAATCACCTTCTCTAACCGTGCCGACTCTTTAAACTGCGCGTCCAACTTCTTCGTCACCGCCTGCATTTACTCACACCTCTAACTCACTTACTAACAAAATCTTTAACTCGGCTATGCGCTTTAGTTGAGCATCATTCGTCAGAAATGCCTGACAACCAGCATCTAATGCCGCTGCAATCTGAAAAGCATCTGGTAGTTGCAGACGATACCTTACCCGAATATCAGCAGCAGTTCTAGCAATCTCTGACGTGATGTTGACAAAATCAGCCGTGTCTTGACCCGTGATAATGTCAATAAACAATTGCTGCTGAGACAAATTACTGTCTCGAAGCGGTAAAATTAAGCATTCAGCCAGTGTCACGGGAGAAGTAACCACACGAATCTGAGCCGATTTAATCCAATCAAATATTCCGTCCATAATAGCGGAGTAACCCGGATTCATATCGACGTAATAGATAACAGGAGCAGAATCTAGAAACAGTCGATTGACCGATTGAAACGCTTCTTCAATCTTCATGACCCCTCAAAAAGTCGTTTCTCCCGTTCATCCCACTCCTTCCGTAACTCATTGACCCACTCCTGAGCATCCTGCCCATTTAACAAATTGGGAGCAATGCCACGCAGTTCTTGCCAGCTTCGTTTAGGGTTGTGCTGGGTTAACGTCCGCCGCTTCAGTTGTTCTGTAGCGTGGCTAATCACCTCTAACTGTTCCTCAATTGTAAGCTGCTCAATGTCCTGCAACACCTGCTTTAGCAATGGACTCATAGCCCCAACCTCCTCAAATTTTCCCGAATCGCTGCTTCTAGTTTGGCGCTTTCCTCAAACTGGCTGTACAACTTCTTAGTCAACCGTTCCATCTTCTCCTCAAACGGCTCATCGTCATCCTCCAATTCCTCCGCCCCCACATAGCGCCCTGGGGTCAACACATAACCATGAGAGGCGATTTCCTCCAGCGTCGCACTCTTGCAAAATCCCGGCACGTCCTCATACTCATCTGCCCCCGGTTCCCCGCGCCATGCCTGATAGGTTCCCGCAATCCGGGCTAACTCTTCATCGGTCAGTTCTCGGTGCGTCCGGTCAATCAACACCCCCAACTTCCGGGCATCAATAAACAAGGTCTCGCCTTTGCGGTTGCGACAGGATTTATGACCGGCAGTGGGTTTGCCTGACTTATCCCGCGCCACAAACCACAGACACGCTGGAATCTGGGTAGTGTAGAACAACTGTCCTGGTAAGGCAATCATGCAATCCACCAAATCCGAAGCGATTAGCGCCTTGCGAATCTCGCCTTCCCCAGACTGGTTAGAACTCATCGAACCATTCGCCAACACAAAACCAGCCATCCCGTTCGGTGCGAGGTGGTGGATGATGTGCTGGATCCAAGCGTAGTTGGCGTTTCCCTTCGGTGGCGTCCCGTACTGCCAGCGCACGTCTTCTGCCAGCTTCTCGTTCCACCAATCGCTGATGTTAAATGGAGGATTTGCCAGAATGTAATCTGCCTTCAAGTCTTTGTGCAAATCGTTGGTGAAACTATCCGCCTGTCTATCGCCGATGTTGCCATCTATCCCGCGAATGGCAAGGTTCATCAAGCACAGCCGCCGCGTCGTCGGGTTGGACTCCTGACCGTAAATGGCAATATCGCCTTTGCGTCCCCCGTGCGCTTCCACGAATTTCTCAGACTGCACGAACATCCCACCGGAACCGCAGCAGGGGTCATAGATTCGGCCTTTGTAGGGTTGAATCATTTCGACCAACAGCCTAACCACAGACTGCGGCGTGTAAAATTCACCGCCTCCCTTGCCTTCCTTCTCGGCAAACTGTCCCAGAAAATACTCGTAAACTCGCCCCAAAATATCCTTGGAACGGTTCTCGGCATCGCCCAATCCGATGGTGCTAATCAGGTCGATGAGTTCTCCCAGACGTTGTTTATCCAAGTCGGGGCGATTGTAGTTGCTGGGTAAAACGCCTTTGAGTCGGGAGTTTTCTTTCTCGATCGCCGCCATCGCTTCATCAATGCGCTTGCCGATATCCGGTTGCTTGGCGCTGGCTTGAATTGCCGACCACCGCGCCTCTTTCGGCACCCAGAACATATTTTCGCCAAGGTACTCATCCCGGTCTTCCGGGTCGGTGTAGTCCGTTTCCTGCCTCGCCGCGAGGTTATCGTAGAGTTCCTGGAAGGCATCGGAAATGTACTTGAGGAAAATCAGCCCCAAAGTGACGTGCTTGTATTCGGCAGCATCCATGTGGCCGCGCATCTTATCCGCAGCCGCCCACAAGGTTTGCTCGAAACCGAGATTGGCTCCATTGCCATTCTGCGTGTCGGTGGATTTAGTTTTAGTTTTCTTAGACCGGGGCATTCAATAACCTAATGACAAATTGAACTAATGAGAGATCCGGGGGCGCTCTCACAGTATTATCTCGTTCCCTACCGTCACTTTCAACTGGGGTGAGTTATGCGGTTGGAGAATCACGGGATTGATGGATTCGGAGTTTCGATCGGCCAAGATTGACCGAACGCAGCGATCGCGCGACAGCTTACAATAAAAGCGCGTTGATTGTTACCGTCAGCATCCCGCTCTAAAGAGACGGGGCTTCGTGCCTCTCCTTTAGTAGGGGCGTTTCGCGAAACGCCCCTACCCGTTTCGCGAAACGCCCCTACCCGTTTCGCGAAACGCCCCTACCCAACCTAAGCCCTTTGAGGGCTACGTCATCGGTAAGCGTTAAAGCTCCTACCTGGGGATACGTCGCCAGTCCCCTGCTCTAGAACCAAACCGTTAAACCGTCATACGAGGGGTAAGACAGTGCGGTTTGGAAAGTACCGACCGATAACATTGGCGAGCTTCCAAACGTATCGAAGATTTTCCGTGACTTTGACTTCCCCACAGTTTGCCCTTTCCCTTCATACCAGCAGCCCCGAACTCGGTCTGGCGATCGCCGACGCATCCGGACAGACGCGCTGTCAAACCTGGGATCTCGGTCGAGATCTCTCAGTTCGGCTTCATTCCAAGTTAGTCGAATTTATCCGACCGCAAACTTGGCAAGATTTACAATATCTCGCCGTCGCTAAAGGTCCGGGAAGCTTTACCGGAACGCGCATTGGTGTAGTGACGGCGCGAACCTTAGCCCAACAACTCGATATCCCCTTATTTGCCGTATCGACCCTGGAGGCGATCGCCTGGGATCTCCTGACGCCGAAATCCGGTCTGGACGCCTCGGAAACCGCGAAGGATCTCCCCAGGAGAATCGCGGTTCAAATGCGCGCCCAACGGGGTCAACTCTACGTCGCCCTCTACCTCTCTCCGGCGTCCCCCGATCTCGCTCTAAGCGCCGAACTGCCCGATACGGTCATGTCTCCCGAAGAGTGGGACCGTTACCTCGATCGCCTCCCCCATCCGTACCGACGGGCGATCGCCCCGGACGCCCTAGGATCCACTGCTAGCGCGATCTTGGGCGTAGCCCGCCAACAATGGCAAGGGGGACAGCGCCCCCACTGGTCGGCGGCTTTACCCTTTTACGGACAGCATCCGGTGGATGGATAAGCGACTCTCTTCCGATCCGGGGAAAGCGCGTAAACGGGGTTTGGACTCGACCGAACGCCCTGGGAGAGAATCAGGGCAAAAATTCCAGAACGAAACGCAATTCGAGAGAACTCGATTCCCGGCGTCGGTCCGTTCGGTGCAGGTAGACGGGACAGCGAACGAGTGCAAATAAAGCCCGTTCGAGCACGGTCATCTGTAGCGATCGCGCGCGCAGCCGGGCGATCGCCCGCGACAGCAACACCTCCGTTAAAATCGGCTGACGGCACCAGTCGCACTCGGGAGCGCAAATCACCGATTTGGGAGCCACGCGATTCTCGTGGCCGGATCCCGTGCGAACGGTGTTTCCCACCGCTTCCCCCGTCGCCAAATCCAGCTCCCAAGAAGAACTCGGCACCTCGATCCGCAGCAGACCGACCAATCGCAAAGTACCCCCTTGCCACGATCGCTCCGGTTGCAAAACCCGCCCTTGAACTCCCGCGAGCAATTGCATGATTTCATAAGCTCCGGCGAGGCACTGCCAAAACAGGCGCCGCACGAAATCGTCCAGAGAAATCGGCTGCCCTTTCGACACCGAAAAGGCTCCGGGCAATTGATTTTCGCTACAGTCTGCCAGTTGGGAGGCGATCGCGACGACCTGACACAGGGGCGAATCCGGGGACGGATCGAAAGAGTTGCCGTCCGTCGTAGCGTTCTGTGCGAGTTGGCGCAGTAAGGGCGCGAACTGTTGCAAAGTCGCTTGTCGGAGAGGGCGGTGGGTGTCGATCTGCTCTGGAGATACAGGGGCGATCGCCAGTTCGTGCAGGAGAGACGGGCGCTCGTCGTTTTCTGCCGCCGGATCGTGAGAGATAAACTCCACTTGTAAGTAAAGTCGAACCTGTCCGGAGTGCCACCGTCCGCCGGGTGCGAACAGTTCCACCGAGGTCGGCTCGAACCAGGGAGCCAGTTCGGGCGCGTGGGAGACGATCGCCCGCCGGAGGCGATCGAGTAGGTCGCCGACGGCGAACGGACGGTATCCGCCTCCCATTCCCTCGGAGTATAAAGTCGCGCTCAAATCCGACAGAGTACAAGGAGTGGTTTGAGA from Oxynema aestuarii AP17 harbors:
- a CDS encoding Uma2 family endonuclease, whose protein sequence is MVIAAPEPQATLKPRGEQRVVFRGISWDNYVQMLEMLPLSRGSRLTYDDGVLEITMPLEEHEFARCLIGRFIVILVELLGLRIKTIGSTTMNYPLLKKGAEADNAYYIQNQPLVKGRQIDFNQDPPPDLVVEVDITHTDIAKNQFYATLGVPEFWRFDGQVWRIYALQSGVYVEVDRSPTFPQVPKAWLYSFLETAKDDEIEAMRQLRSRWQEQSSSSI
- a CDS encoding DUF1295 domain-containing protein; protein product: MQDSAVQSSRMTELTAINLAKTLTLVLLIACALIFGIQDWRQVLYLCLHGGYCVWWLLEQWLYPERRKAIFSEPISAIGVILCLLIVGVFYAMPGYFAFTNPEPLAYLTGAIALILYTFGSLINTSADVQKLTAKQYGAGLVTDGAWRFSRHINYFADLLRYLSFSVLAGSPWAYGLPVFITALYLSLMSKTEKSRLEKYPEYPQYVQSSKKLIPGIW
- a CDS encoding SDR family oxidoreductase → MVSVKDKIVLITGASSGIGASCAHFFAEAGAKLILAARRFDRLEQLGAQLEEKFGTSTHLLALDVRDRVSVASTLSDLPDSWAAIDILVNNAGLSRGLNKLHEGNIDDWEEMIDANVKGLLYVTRAIVPGMVDRACGHVINIGSIAGRAAYPGGNVYCASKAAVRAISDGLKQDLIGTPVRVTEVEPGLVETEFSIVRFHGDRDRATTVYQDLTPLTPDDIADVVLYCATRPPHVNISEVLVVPVDQANATLVHRHR
- a CDS encoding 4Fe-4S single cluster domain-containing protein codes for the protein MSLLNLAELCPATRTLGPGRRFAIWVQGCCFNCPGCVSPDWIDQKTAHLVEVQTLGDLILNTPNLDGLTVSGGEPMLQVAALNELCLYLRQRRDLSIICFTGFTLKQLKSRQDPQISTLLAAIDVLIDGQYLAEYDDNRGLRGSSNQQVHFLTSRHLPEKQWFDCRRRDVEVRLRGESALMVGVPPHGFSDKFKLAVDRSC
- a CDS encoding type I restriction endonuclease subunit R: MSKFAESDVEESALYYFEQLGYTILHGPDIAPGEPNAERETSGEVILTDRLRHAVAQINPQLPDDAVDEVIRQVVRCETQNLIENNQRFHRLLIEGVPVAYHRDDRTIDDQAWLIDWNNPANNDWLVVNQFTVIERQNRRPDVVVFINGLPLAVIELKNPADKNADIEGAFNQLQTYKKDIPSLFTYNEVLAISDSRTTRIGSLSADRDRFMPWRTIEGDDLAPKTLTELEITIRGAFEKARFLDLIRFFIAFETDGETPIKKMAAYHQYHAVNKAVAETIKATSPEGDRKVGVIWHTQGSGKSLSMAFYAGKIIQHPAMANPTLVVLTDRNDLDDQLFGTFSKCSKLLRQTPTQAEDRQDLKTKLQVASGGVIFTTIQKFAPDTPGGEYEQLSDRHNIVFIADEAHRSQYGLKARVVKTTDKETGERGAYTAYGFAKYLRDALPNASFIGFTGTPIEATDKNTKQIFGDYIDIYDIQRAVEDKATVKIYYEARLARINLDESERPTIDPDFEELTEGEEQSTKQQLKRKWAQLEAMVGAEKRLAQVARDIVQHFENRLSAMEGKGLIVCMSRRICVELYNQLVALRPDWHDEDDKAGAIKVIMTGSASDPLNFQPHIRSKKGRDAIAKRLRDPNDPLKLVIVRDMWLTGFDAPCLHTMYIDKPMRGHNLMQAIARVNRVFGSKPGGLVVDYLGIAEDLKNALKDYTEGDRGETGIAIEQAVAVMLEKYEIVAAMFSGFDYSGFQTDTAPQRLTLLHNATDWILRPEFAAENGIQRYIQTVTELSKAFALCATEDEAIAIREDLGFFQAIKATLSKHTVEGGKTKAELDAAVRQIVTRAIASDQVIDIFATAGLDKPEISILSDRFLEEVRGLPQRNLALEVLRKLLSDEIQSRSRRNVVQSREFSEMLENTIKRYQNRSIESAQVLQELIDLAREIREASQRGEQLGLTEDELAFYDALEVNDSAVKILGDATLKAIARDLVEAIRKNVTIDWTERETVRAKMRAIVKRLLRKHGYPPDKQPKAIETVITQAQTLCQNWAA
- a CDS encoding DUF4926 domain-containing protein, yielding MKLLDVVALTEDLPKFNLYKGQVGTIVEVYEPDVFEVEFVDLQGKTYALETLSINQVMQLHYQPLPQTV
- a CDS encoding DUF6883 domain-containing protein, whose amino-acid sequence is MKLPNPDLALIPFEKLEGYSLNPNHSEGQHKAIVFQSALGIGLEEAEELRVALRQALKTEDAIPTNRNSYGQKYQIDFEMTRESRSAIIRSVWIIRQNEDFSRLITCYIT